The Oryza brachyantha chromosome 7, ObraRS2, whole genome shotgun sequence genomic interval ATGGAGGCagataaaatttggtcaaattcTGCACTGAGATGACGGTTAAATGGCAGTTGATAGCTCAGGACAATGGACAAGGAGATGAAAGCTTTGGACTTTGCCACAACTGTACTGCCACAATGGCGTAACTAGCTATTAATTGCGTTGTCTGAATGTGTACAAGTGCTCACCGCCACCGGCGTTGCCTTCAATAGCCCGGACTTTCTCCATCAATGTCTTCAGCAATTGATGGTTCAGTACTTCGTAATCCCTACAGCAAAGAAAGAACCAATCACATCGATCGCCataatgctttttttttctgctagATGTGTAAAGATTACAGCTTGATGCTTCAATCAGAGCGACCTACTTGTATGTGAAAATGCAGTTCAGGATCTGaactgcagcggcggcgaggaacaCTGATCTGACGACCATCACTTTGGACATGATCAAGAACTGCCTGCTGAAGTCATCGGCGCCGAGCTTGATGACGACGATCTCCAGCACAAGCGTGATGCAAAGGCCTAACAAGAAACAAACATACGAAAAATGTTCAGAAGATTCAGCAAAGTTTCTGCAAATTCTGCAACGTTTCGTGTGAAGTCTGACGAAAGCCTGAATCTCACCGAAGTAGAGGTGGCCTCTAATGGCGAATGTCTGCTTGGCGCTGGTGAGCATGTAGACGAGGAAAGTGATGCAGCAGTAGAAGAAGAAGGCCTTGATGAATCGGGACTCCACGAGAATGGCGTTGTGGAGGACGTAGAGCTTGTCCAGCGCCGCGAAGATGCTCGCCTGCTTAGCTCTGAACTCTTCCTGCGTAGTTCACGAGAAGCAAAGCAAGCTAACTTGCATAAGAAAtgccatgaaaaaaaacaaaatttttgcttgttttgtttgCTGCCTGTAGCATATGTGAATGATCAGACGAGGAGTCAAGAAAAACCTGAGCTTCCAGTATAGATTCTGAATTTTTCATCAGGTGATCATGAGCGTGCCGGATCTGTTCTTGCCGAGACAGgagctcctcctgctgctgctgcccgaATTGCGCCAGCTTCTGTATGGTTTCCCTGCAATTTGCCCGAATTGACAGAAGCCATTACTTACTTCATCTGTATAATCTTAAgatcattttaaattttgattttagatttaattataGTGGTTTTTATCATCGCTTTCCTAGCTTTGTTTTCGTAATATTccttttagttaaaaattgttCGACGTTTATAACAATATCtgataaacttctaaaattctgacctaaaataatttctcaaTGACTAGtttaaaaccaaatgatataaTATACATAGAATTGCATTGAAAtgtactatcataatattataaaaccGATTGTTgtaattttaagaattttaaaattgacaaAATATTGTCATCAACATCGACACCTCTGTgtttttttgcttctgcttatgcttataagccaaaaatttaatttttaatcttaaatttgaacttgattttggggttttttaaacgtagtttattttctagcctttgcttttagatcgttaagaaaaTGAATAAACGTTTTATTCACAATTCCGTTTGCAAATAGGCCCCGAATATATTTGGCCAAAAGGGAGTAGCTAGGAAGACAGGTGCCTACAATCATTCTTAAAAGcttcaaactttaaaatccAAAGTCGCTTGGAATAATAATTTGAGATGAAAGACTGTAACTTTATGCTGAATCAATCACCTGCTTTCCTGAAGAGCCTGTGCTTGGAAGGTGTGGAGAGCATCGAGCCCCTCCATTGCTTTAGCTTGTCCATCCAAGAGCTTCCTCTGATTCTCCAGTGACCTGCCGACGACTCGGCCGACGTCATCGGCGGCGCTCTGCAAGCGCTCCAtcctcgccgccatggcgccgccgacggcccTGACCTCCCTCTCGATGCCCATGGCCTCCTCTTTCAGCCTGCCCATCTCCTCGCCGATGCTCCTGTACGACGCCTCCACCTGCGccatgccggcggcgacctTGTCCCTCATCGCCGCCTGCCCGTCCCTCAGCTCCGCCTGCGCGCTCGCGATCGCCTCCGACTGCTCGACGATCGCCGCCGAGCGCTCGAGCACGTCGCCGATGCGGGCTTTGATGTCGTCCGACGCCATGGCCAGGTGCTCCGTCTGCGCTCTGATCGACGACAGCGAGCGCCGGAGATGGTCGGACTCGCGGATGAGCTGCCCCGACCTCTCCTCGatcttctccagcttctcgtgcgccgacctcgccgaccttgACAGCTCGTTCACGAGGCTCTCGGTGCTGCGCTTGAACGCCTCCGCCCTGCACATGCATCAACGCGCCGCCCAAGAATTCTCACGTCGCCATTGACGGACTGGTCGAGATGGAGTTGAGTCGATCGGAATccaggaagaagacgacgagctTACTGCCGCTGGTGGCAGAGGGTGTTGGTCT includes:
- the LOC102701469 gene encoding protein GAMETE EXPRESSED 1-like; protein product: MQVKNFSRIQTANCRMRRIRCHAVLAILVMISSLCSSTNALSWSIFSSSSKKSSMAPPLGLDGDTVADFSIDGGGEDVRGEKLLENARRRIAGGGAVQVTCWNEAYRSLFASCADIMADKERQSRLAWHLSGCFQEDSGRPPLPACDAGSEMVHCRERLSDSESKVFLAFFLETNTLCHQRQAEAFKRSTESLVNELSRSARSAHEKLEKIEERSGQLIRESDHLRRSLSSIRAQTEHLAMASDDIKARIGDVLERSAAIVEQSEAIASAQAELRDGQAAMRDKVAAGMAQVEASYRSIGEEMGRLKEEAMGIEREVRAVGGAMAARMERLQSAADDVGRVVGRSLENQRKLLDGQAKAMEGLDALHTFQAQALQESRETIQKLAQFGQQQQEELLSRQEQIRHAHDHLMKNSESILEAQEEFRAKQASIFAALDKLYVLHNAILVESRFIKAFFFYCCITFLVYMLTSAKQTFAIRGHLYFGLCITLVLEIVVIKLGADDFSRQFLIMSKVMVVRSVFLAAAAVQILNCIFTYKDYEVLNHQLLKTLMEKVRAIEGNAGGGDKMNPWSTGSDGSSSSSIGDCSWVFDEQLQDEVDSNVDPDFVLPGEICGNGSVLPGENSAIARYNLRPRIRPR